A window of Ictalurus furcatus strain D&B chromosome 18, Billie_1.0, whole genome shotgun sequence contains these coding sequences:
- the gsna gene encoding gelsolin a, whose protein sequence is MVYHPEFEKAGQQPGLQVWRVENFDLVAVPENLYGGFYTGDAYVVLNTIKQRSGNLQYDLHFWLGDACTQDESGSAAIFTVQLDDHLGGKPIQYREVQGHESKTFLGYFKKGLQYMKGGVASGFKHVVTNEVVVQRVLQVKGRRVVRATEVPVSWDSFNQGDCFILDLGNEIYQWCGSKSNRFEKLKATQLAKAIRDNERSGRARVYVCDEGVEREKILEVLGAKPDLPEGADDDVKADASNRKLAKLYKVSDASGTMAMALVADENPFTQSALESTDCFILDHGPDGKIFVWKGKDANVEERKAAMKAADGFIKKMGYAKHTQVQILPEMGETPLFKQFFKNWRDVDQTDGMGVAYVSNHIAKIEKVPFDAATLHESHAMAAQHGMIDDGRGEKQIWRIEGSDKVPVDPSTYGQFYGGDSYIVLYNYRHGGRQGHIIYVWQGLDSSQDEIGASAILATQLDDELGGGPVQVRVVQGKEPAHLMSLFGGKPMVIYQGGTSRDGGQTEPAQTRLFQVRSNSTGCTRAVEVDAVSSNLNSNDAFVLVTPSSCFMWVGVGASDTEKQGAQELCGILGVTTSEIAEGREGGDFWAALGGKTEYRTSTRLKDKLDTHPPRLFACSNKTGRFIIEEVPGEMTQDDLATDDVMILDTWDQVFVWLGNEAQEEEKTEAIASAARYIETDPANRDRRTPIVKIKQGFEPPTFTGWFLGWDHDYWSSDPLDRAMAELEI, encoded by the exons ATGGTGTACCATCCTGAGTTTGAGAAGGCAGGCCAGCAGCCTGGACTGCAGGTGTGGAGGGTTGAGAATTTCGACCTGGTTGCTGTACCAGAGAACCTGTACGGTGGGTTCTACACAGGCGATGCCTATGTGGTCCTCAACACCATCAAACAGCGCTCCGGTAACCTGCAGTACGACCTCCACTTCTGGCTGG GTGACGCTTGCACGCAGGATGAAAGTGGATCAGCTGCCATATTTACAGTGCAGCTGGATGATCACCTGGGTGGAAAACCCATACAATACCGTGAGGTCCAGGGACACGAATCTAAAACGTTCCTGGGCTACTTTAAGAAAGGTCTGCAGTACATG AAAGGAGGAGTTGCGTCAGGGTTTAAGCACGTTGTCACCAACGAGGTTGTGGTGCAGCGTGTGCTCCAAGTCAAAGGTCGTCGTGTTGTAAGGGCAACAGAGGTGCCGGTCAGCTGGGACAGCTTTAACCAAGGCGACTGCTTCATCCTGGACCTCGGCAAT GAGATCTACCAGTGGTGTGGATCCAAGAGCAATCGCTTTGAGAAGCTGAAGGCCACTCAGCTTGCCAAGGCAATCCGTGATAATGAGCGTAGCGGAAGAGcccgtgtgtacgtgtgtgacGAAGGTGTGGAACGAGAAAAGATACTTGAG GTTCTAGGAGCAAAGCCAGACCTGCCTGAAGGAGCCGATGATGATGTCAAAGCAGATGCGTCCAACAGGAAACTGGCTAAACTGTACAAG GTTTCGGACGCTAGCGGCACCATGGCTATGGCATTGGTGGCTGATGAGAACCCTTTtacccagagtgctctggagtcCACGGATTGCTTTATTCTGGATCATGGTCCAGATGGCAAGATCTTTGTCTGGAAAG GAAAGGACGCCAATGTTGAGGAGCGCAAGGCAGCCATGAAAGCAGCAGATGGCTTCATTAAAAAGATGGGCTACGCGAAGCACACTCAGGTGCAGATCCTCCCCGAGATGGGCGAGACTCCACTGTTCAAGCAGTTCTTCAAGAACTGGCGTGATGTGGACCAGACAGACGGCATGGGCGTGGCGTACGTTTCCAACCACATCGCCAAGATTGAGAAGGTGCCATTCGACGCTGCCACACTGCACGAATCGCATGCCATGGCAGCGCAGCACGGCATGATTGATGACGGCCGTGGAGAGAAACAG ATCTGGCGTATTGAAGGTTCTGACAAGGTTCCTGTTGACCCGTCTACGTACGGCCAGTTCTATGGCGGAGACAGTTACATTGTCCTTTACAACTACAGACACGGCGGCAGACAGGGACACATCATCTACGTTTG GCAAGGTCTGGACTCCTCACAGGATGAAATTGGAGCATCTGCCATCTTGGCCACGCAGCTGGATGATGAGCTCGGAGGAGGACCTGTGCAG GTGCGTGTGGTTCAGGGTAAGGAGCCGGCACACCTCATGAGTCTGTTTGGTGGAAAGCCCATGGTGATCTATCAGGGAGGCACATCCAGGGATGGAGGTCAGACCGAACCGGCACAGACGCGCCTGTTCCAAGTGCGCTCCAACTCAACGGGATGCACCCGGGCTGTGGAG GTTGATGCTGTTTCCTCAAACCTGAACTCCAACGATGCCTTTGTCCTGGTGACTCCATCGAGCTGCTTCATGTGGGTCGGCGTTGGTGCCAGTGACACTGAGAAACAGGGAGCACAGGAGCTGTGTGGCATCCTCGGGGTCACTACCTCTGAGATCGCAGAGGGCAGAGAGGGCG GTGACTTCTGGGCAGCTCTGGGAGGAAAGACGGAGTACCGCACATCCACCAGGCTGAAGGATAAGCTGGACACTCACCCACCCAGACTGTTCGCCTGCTCCAACAAAACCGGACGCTTCATC ATTGAGGAGGTACCTGGGGAGATGACTCAAGATGATCTGGCCACGGATGACGTCATGATCCTGGATACCTGGGACCAG GTGTTTGTATGGCTCGGTAATGAGGCACAAGAGGAGGAAAAGACCGAGGCAATAGCTTCAG CTGCCCGCTACATCGAGACGGACCCAGCCAACCGAGACCGCCGTACTCCTATTGTGAAGATCAAGCAGGGCTTCGAGCCTCCTACGTTCACCGGCTGGTTCCTGGGCTGGGACCACGACTACTGGAGCAGCGACCCTCTGGACCGCGCCATGGCTGAGCTCGAGATTTGA